From Oreochromis niloticus isolate F11D_XX linkage group LG15, O_niloticus_UMD_NMBU, whole genome shotgun sequence:
ACAAAAGGACATAGCAAAATAGGTGCTCTCAGTAACCCGTGTGATGTCATTGGGAAAAGTGTGTAACATTGTTAAACTGTACAAAAAAAGGCAAACTTGTGACACAACACTTGCGACATGAAGAAAGAATGTGTCATTCACTtgttaaaattcaaaataaaggGATTAGCAATCAGTGAAAAATGTTTTGCGAAACCCAAAGATGTCATCATGGACACAAGGTCAGCAGAGTTCAGCTGCTCTGTATTGCTGTTGTAAAAGCGGATTAGTAAAATGGTTTTCCATGCAATTGAACATCTTTACTGCAGTTACCTTGGAGTGTGAATGGCCTTTTTAGCAGCAGTAGCTgctaaaaacatatttttattgaaGCACCACTCGCATATAAGTATGCTATCACATATGCAATGTGATGTGATGCACGTGTGTTGATTAGTTTCAgcttaaattattttttgcaCTAAAGAGTAACATGCTTCAATATAAATGCCATCAACACTgtgaaaaaaactaaaacaaaaaaaaactagtaATAAAAGTTCAGATGTAACAGTGTGACTCATGTCAGAAAAGTACATCCTGTTGATGATTTAAAAAGCCTACTttatttcaacattttttttataagaAAGGAACAACCTTCAAatcttttagtttgttttgggACTACATGAGTACAAATGTTTTGACGACAAATTTCATCTACATTTTTTCCTGTTACTCTTACTAACTTATTTAATTCAACATGGACCAGCAGTAAAACAGGTTGTGGGCAGGGTGCAAGGGGTGACCTGTGATGGCACAGGTTTTCCTGATACAGGAGGACCTGGCAGTGGCCTTCAGGGGTGGTGTTAATAACCCTCTACAcagccttcctgttctcagGTGTGGGCCCTGCCTACCAAATACCCAGGCAGTAGGTGAGCACACTTTCCACTGAGGAGCAGTAGAAGGCTATCAGCAGCTTCTGGTCTGGGTTATTCTTCCTCAGGAcagaggaagtgcagccgctgctGGACCTTCTTTACCAGGGCGCTGGTGTTGTGGGCCTAGGCGAGATCGGCGGAGAGGTGGGTGcccagaaacctgaaggtggagacaGATCCCATCCGTTCTCTGTTTATAATAAGAGGGGAGTGGACTAATGTGTACCTCCTGAAGTCCATTATGGGCGCTTTTGTTTTAAGGATGTTCAGCTTCAGGTTATTTTGTTTATGTATAAGTTGTATAATTCTAATGTTTTATTTGGGAACagaatggtgtgtatgtgtaagtttggtgatggagtttttattatgaatgaatgatgaatttttatgaattattatgtctatgtttttatgtttaaggacaacagatggaaattagccctTGGCTATAATCTGGTATttttacattcatgtaattttttttacatttatgttcattaacatgcactgtcctaaataaataaattaaattaaatttttggAGTCACAGGTGTGCAGGGCGTTCAGTAGTGGGCTGAgaacacagccctgtggggatCCAGTGCTGGAGAGAGGTAGGGCCAAGTTGGGCTGATTGAGGCAAAATTAAGAGCTATTTATCATCACCACAGCTTACCTTACTCCGGCAGATTTTATTACTGTCATTTCAGAAAGTAAATATAATGTCAGCACAGGAGGTTTTGGTTAAAATTGAAGATGACTTTAAAGAAAACCTTACCAGGGAATCAGTGAAAATATCACAGTCAGATCACCCTCGAGCACAGTACATTAGATTAAACTCATGAGTCATTTATCCATATATTTGTATTGGATCATTTgtgttatgattttttttctgtgaaaaataaagttatCGCAAAACTAAGAACACCCTGTAATTTTAATAACTTGTAGAACCGCCTTCAGTAACAATAACTTAAGGAACAGAAGTTTTCTGTATGTCTTTATCAgccttttacatttttgtggAAGTGTTTTTGTCTAGCTCTTACAACATTACATTAGTTCGTTTAGGTTTTTTGggattcatttatgcacaggtCTCTTAAGGTCTCGCTGCAGCATctcaatcaggttgaggtctggattTTGACCATGGCAAAGTCCAAACCTCAACCTGATTCCTTTCTTTTTGAGCCATTCTGttatagatttgctgctgtgcttgggatcattgtcctgttccAAACCCTAATTTGGCCCAAGCCTTAGCTGTCAAACAGATGGCATCACTTTGGATTAGaacactttggtatacagaggagttcaacTCTAATGACTCCAAGGTGCCCAactcctgtggctgcaaaacaagcccaaatcatcaccccttcaccaccatgcttgacagttggtataaGGTTTTTGTGTTGATATGCTGTGTGCTGCCAAGTGTGATGCTGTGCATTATGGTCAGACATCTGCACtctggtctcatctgtccaaaagaCATTGTTCctgaagtcttgtggtttgttcagatgcaactttgcaaacctaagctgtgctggcATGTGCTTTTTAGACAGAAGTTTTCTCCCATCAGCTCTTCCAAACTTGTTTCTactctttttctaattgtactatCGTGAACTTGAAGTCTGCAAAGTCCGATATTTAGctcttgttttttaatttttatttatttttttgcactgcTCCGACTTCAGAGTGCTATAAAAACtttcattatatttttctttttatagctTTATATAGCCAAAACAAGTCCATTACTTTCATTTCAAGCAATTAAGAGAACTTCTGCATGTAGTGACAGTGATGAGTGTAGTAAGTTTGTTAGATTGAAGGAAAATTGACATTGTAATGCTTTGTCCTGTCTTTGAAGAGAAGCAAAGTCTGGATGCATGTTGCTCTGTTATAACATCATATATCACTGGCCAGTCATCTTGTTCATCTGTTCAGTTTATCAATGTCTCTGTTTTATGAGTTTATAGGGCAAAACCATTTActttatatgctttatcaaagtAACGTTGTCTAATTATACACACAGTATTTTATTAAGCCTTCATAGTCATAATCTTTAATATACACCATaagtgattattattattaacgaTCATTTTTTATGGTGTGCAACCAAAAAGAAAGCAGAGTATTCAGCAAAGGCTGAAACATGGACACCTAATAATGACACTGCTGCTGGCTGCCATCCAAACATCATTTTTGCTGCTTGATTCAATGCAAATTCAACACACGTTCTGATTGACATTTTATGGCAGGTAGGCCAGCACTGCTACAATAAATATGATATATGTTCTGCAAAAAAATGCAGGTATACACTTTCCATATGCCAAACCTGCTCTAAAAAGCCTTTATAGGACTTTCAAATCCTGACGATCTGCTGATTAATGACTTAGTTTTACAGTATAGTATTGATCCACTAACATGTGACTTTGAGGGGTATTCGCTTTTCGGCATAGCAAATACTGCCACTCTGTGTTCCAAAACAGATGGTGCTGCCTGAGCTTTCTGCTCCACTATGTGGGGCCTCGACTACTCCAGAAACACTCCACACTGcaaaaagtatattttttttttcacaagggTTTTGGTATTGTCTCAAAATGTGCGCATATTCTTTAAATAGGTAAATTATTCCCAGTGGGGTGACTTTTCAGCTTAAACTTCCCTTGACAACATGCCGTTTAAGTTGTATAGTGATTGATTGCAacttattttaaaacatttttagatcATCATCATTTTAACTGCATATCACAAATTAATAGTGACAGTTCTATGCATATCTTAAAGCAGGTCAAGCGGCATATGTAACCAACCGTGGGTGAGCTTACGAGTGTTAGGCAACTATACATCAATGTCAGGCAGTACCAAAAAACGCTTCTTTATAGTTGAACTTTCTTGGTTTACACTGTTTAAAACACGTATGGTCAAACTTTTAGATTTAACATGGAACTACTCTCTCAACCCTGACAGTGAAGCAACTCATGCATGTGTCACACTTCTACAGAAGGGTCACTCTCTCACAgagttcctttttttaaaatcctgagCATCAGAAACTTTTCTTGGACACTTCCAAGGTGTTTCCACCGTATTCCCAGCCCCTATAGCCAGCTCCTTTATTCAGTTCTGGCTAACCAGTCATTACTGGTTGACATAAAACAGGTGCAGCAGTGCTGGACACTAAATTAAAAACTCTGGTTTTCTGCCAAAAGTAGACAAACCTGGTGCAAATTGCTTAAATACAACTACATTcatttatatgttaaaaaaaaataatccccAGCTGCAGATTAAAGCTAgattttttatacattttagtGCTACAGTAATTTTTTCCGGTAAGACTTACTTGTAACACTTTAAACATGAAAAAGCATTCATTTATTGATATGATGTATAGAAGAATATAGCTTGAGAGTGCTCTTTGTTGATTGGCATTCTCTAAACCAGTAAGAGGGGTTGAAAGGCTACGAGTCATAAAGGCTTTTTCTTACACCAGATTTTATACCGACACCCATTCAACTGTTCTTCTCTGGACTTGTGGTAAAGTAACATAGTCTGTATGAAAACCCATCGTCACTCATTGGTTGAAGTCAGCGGCTAATGCCAATTCTTAAGCCTAAAGTAAGTATAGACATATAGACTTCTGTACAGTTTCACTCATTTGTGCAGAGTCACCCTCCTCCTGGTTTATAGAAGTATCGCTGGTTTAATATCCTGCATATTGACTGCACTCTGCAGACTCACAGGCTAAAATTTAAGAAAGCAGCAGCTTTTCTTAGTGACATGCCAACTTTGATTCAAGAACAGTATAACACCATAAATTATGGCTGGACACTGGTGTGGTAATCATTGCTTAGGGTTCATGTCTGTGCTTCTGTATGGTGCTTGGACACTGTACAGTTATGCTACtgaacagtcagcctcctttcTGTGTTGGAGGTGACTGTCTAAACAGCTCCACACATCCAGTGTGTGTCGGAGTAGCCACAGTAGTTCTGAGATTCTTCTCTGTAAGTGGGCTACCTGAtctaaagacagaaaacaaactgtaaGATACCCATGAAACACAAAACCATCTAATTAAAAGGTTTATGGGGAACTGCCATTTACATCCAGACACATGACATGACTTATAATGAGTGTCTCTGTTTTTTTATGAATCAGCATGAACCGTCTGAAGTTTTTTCGGTGTGAATCCCCCTTAGCTGATGTCATGCTCTGATGTAAATAACGTCGAGCAGATGACTTAAACTGGGTTGTTTAATAATTCCATCTCTGTATGTTTGCATTCTtctgtataataataataataataataataataataacaataataataataataataataataataataataataataataaagttttaccctttaaataaataaatgaaaaacgcGGGGCTTGAGTGGCGCAGTAACACATCACATTATTTCTGGTAAAATTCCGCTTGGTGCCTTCCAAAAAAGTGATTAGATGAAGAAAATCACATTTGAATTTCTGGAAGGTATCTAAAAAATGACCTAATTCCTTTAATTCCAGTAGCAGACTCTGAATTTTCGCTTCGTTAAAGAAAACAGGATATGTCATCCACGCGCAGCATATTGTATGTCTTTTTAAGATGTTCCGCAGGACAGGCGGTTGGCATCCTAGAATTCATTTCACTGCCAAAGTCGCTCTTCAGCTCTTGACGCGCAGCCTTTGAAACCACCTTTGGTTTCAGCTGTTGCATCTCAGCCAGAGGTCTAAAAGCTTAAAGTCTGTGCCTTTTGATAGCTTATAGCCTATATCATTTTCTCTAACACCGCGATGACCGGAGCTTGTATCATTTAATTAATCCCTGGCGTGACGTGCTTAGAGGCAGGTACAAAAAACAGTGAATAGGCGAGGAAGGAGAACCATTACGCAGGTTTTCATGACATCACCATGGGCTGGCTATAAAGCGGCGAGGATTAATACACAGAGTTAGAGAAGCACTTGAGGAGCTTTGGAGTAAAAAACGGACTCTCCTTGTGTTTAGAAGCTGATTGGCTGAAGCTAACGTCCTTCGATCTGAACTGCAGCGCAGAGGAATCCCCGAACAACTGCTAGACTTGTCAAAATGAACTTGTCATACTTTGTAGCATGTGGACTTATGGTCACCTTACTTTCAGTGAGGATGGGGGCAAAACCTTTAACTCAAGCGCAGCAGAAGGTAAGAAAAAGTCACTTGTATTGTTATTACTGACTAGGAGAACCTTTTGATTGGTTTGGACTAAAGCTGCTGGAAGCTGAATACTGAATAAGCAGCTGATCTGTGGCACAGGTCCTCCAGGACAGTAGCTTTGCGCATCATATTTCACAATTTGGTTCTTGTTAAGCTGTTGGGGAAAATCTGTCTTTTTCCACACTCGGAGTGTAACACCCCTGTCCACTTGCACTTTATTTACAAACAGACGGCATGTTCAGTGACATGCAACCGAAACAGCCGGTGAAAGTTTGTTTCCGAGCATCCCTTTGATATTTTTAGACTTTAAATCGCCCCAATGcgattttttaaatgaaaccacATATGGGGAAAACATTAAAATTCTTGCTTTACAATAACTCTGAAAAGCGATTATACTGACTATCAACATCATTTTTggaattttatgtatttattaattGTTGTCAAAATAAGATtcaccaaaccaaaacaaaattgtGCGTAAAATCGCAATTACGCATAGAATTGGCCCGAATGAATAAAGCTGACCCTTTAAAAAATACTCGTTTGAAATAATGTTGTAATTATTTGCTAAACTCACTAAAATTTGGGAATGTTGGAGGTCTTCGTTACAGTCTACTTTACGAACAGATAAGTAAGCTACACGCACCTGTTTtaagtttgtttatttttttcttcactttgagAGCGAGGTGTCAGAGTAGGTAACTTAATAAAACAGAAGTACTGCACCCTCTCGGGATGTTCCCTTCTTCAGGGGTTTCCTTCGAGGTTTGAACCTCATGACTGGAGCGTCTCGTGGATCTTTCCCAAAGTTGTTTTTGGTTAGATGATACAAGTTAATGAATTTTTGAGTGCCGTGCTGTGAGAAAAATGCCAACGCGTTTTCCCCCCTGGCCATTACGTTTGTGAAAGCGTTAGAATATATGCCAAGCTGAGGTTTACCTCAAACATTTAGCATATAATGACTGCTCTGCTGAAACGGGCACAAACCATAGATTTCACTTTCATCAAAAGCATTTGTCTTTGCACAATTTATTTGCCTGAGGGAGagattgtttatttattttcttatcttTCAGTCTCTTAGAAGTTTGCTGGGCGAGGAGCTGGCGGAGTTTCTGGAGtcggaggagagggagagacgGCTCGACGCTGTGCGCACTCGGATACGCTTACTGCGCGATTTACGGGTGGACACCCGGCCCAGAGGCATGTTGGCTCGTCTCCTCAACGATCAACCcccaaacaggaaacacaaatcgGGAAGCAAGAAGGCTGGCTCCTCGTCACGGAGTGGCTGCTTCGGACACAAGATGGACAGGATAGGCACCATCAGCGGCATGGGATGCTAGGGCTGGAGCAGCGCTGCAATGAATGGTGAGTGGTCGCTCATATCAGTCCCACTTTAACATTATGCAACACTAACTGCAGCCACAAACAGTGACATGTAAACAGAGCCCAGAATGAACAgggtgaaatgaaatgaaagaataaaTGCTGAAAGACAAGACGGAGACGAATTACAatcagggatttaaaaaaagaatggcCTGGTTAATAAAATGGgcataataatttattttttaatattttatttattataatttcaTGTTGGTATTCCTCACGTTAAAAGGATGATTTTACAGGATTATCTGTCATATACCTAAGACACATGTATTTATGCAGCATTGCATGGTTCAGCTACATGGAAAATATTGTGGTTCACTAACTGCCTTTGACATAGAAATATTCAATCTAGGGAAATAATCAAGCCTTAACCTTGTAGCATTACCTCCTAGGACAGGATAGTCTTAGGATAGTTTAAGTGGATAGCCCACTTAAGCTGATGTATGGGAAAGAAACCAGTGAGCATTTAGGAAGTCCACTCTTGTATCTGTGCACATCATCATGAATGATCCCATCTGCTTCTATAACACAAGAACAATATATCACATTTAAGAAAAAGGGCAGGGAGATATCGAGGACGGAAGTGGGGTTGCAGAGACACATTCACGCACATATTTGGTTGTCAAGATCTTTCTTGGAAACGCATTTGTTTCACTAAGTGTTTTTAACATAAACTGAAAAGGGGGCTGTGTGGGTTAATTAAGGATTGGGGAATCTAAGTGACACACGATTAGTCCTGAGGCTTCACACCTTTTTTCGATTTTATGGTAAACTCTGAAATCCGTATGGGGGAGTGTTAGTGACTAACAATGGGTGAGTGTGTTTTTCATTGGTTAACACCATACGGGTGAGTTAATCTGAAGTAAAGTGGTTAGATGAGAAGTGAGTTAATGAGTAAAGAACCAACAAGTAAATTTGGAGATTCCCTGACTGATACACGTATTACGTTAAGAAAAGAGCGAATAAATGAACATGTGTTCATTAGGCTGACCTTGAAAGACTAaccttttgcttttgttttcctctctttttctaGATCTCTGGACGATGTGTTTGTTTGGATGACAAAAGTTGAGTTTGTTCTTACCAGAAGGGGAAAATATAGAAAAACTCATCATGATTGTTCTTTGGTACGAAAGTCACCATGACCAGCATAAACAAAGACTTGGATGACAATACTACAAAATCCTAATATagatctatatatatatatacaataaataTGCaggtatatatacatatatacagtacATATATGTATACCATACAACATGGTCAACAGATACAAACACAGATGCGTAGTACAACATGGCGGACAATGGTGTAAAAACTACATACCGCAAAGCTGTAtattgttgctgctgctgctgctgtacatTCATGTACTTCATCTTTCCCTgcataaatgtatttatgtttaaaatctatttatatgtttataaaaaaaagagatatttataaatatgaattttatttatgtaacatTTTGGAAATGGATGCAAACTGTAGGTCAATTCTGTTTGttgccttttttttcccatttgtcTCAAATAGTTGTAAATGTTTTCAAAAACGATAAAACGGACATTCCATGTGCACTTACATCTTTGATCTCGGTGTCTTTGTGTGTTCCGTGAAACTAGTCAATTCTAGTTGGTGAGCATTTTCTGCCTGGCTTCTGGAGGTTTTGTCAGAAGAGAAACAACGACTGCCCTGCTGTTAGATGGAGCgccattcatttttattcagttcaattcagtttcatttctaTGGCGCCAATTCACAAGAAACAGTGACCTCGAAGCGGTTTATgttgtaaagaccctacaatattagaaagaaaagaaaaaccaagcAATCATTCGACCCCCTCTTGTTGAtggtgggaagaaaaaactcacttttaataggaagaaacctccagaaccaggctcagggaggggcagccatctgctgtagCCGGTTGGGTTGATGTTACAAAAGGCACACTTTGGTACAGAGAGCCAGAGTTTAACATTTACTAAAGATTTTATGCTGCTTGGATTTTGAAAAAGTGTTTCAAACATTAGCAAATATCTGAAACTCTGTGTTATCAGATAAAATGTTTATATGAAACAATAAGGATTTGTTGAGTGCTGCATCTATACTGCTGCATTCAACCTAGCATGATCTACCCACACTGTTGAAAGCTCTTGCACAAATTTGCTGCACAAATagaagaaaacactgaaaatttacattttgacttaaagCGATCTTTAGAATTCAGGCAATAACACTGTAATCCCAAACCACTAATTAAAAAGATGATAGAAAGCCACTTCCTCCTAATGTTCCTCTAATTCTGTTGCACATTACATCCAGTTACCAGTTGGTAAATTTAAGAGCgatattatttaaaataagcAGTAAATTCACCTTaaaattatccatccatccattctcttatGCTTCTCCAATTCATCATGGGGAGGGGggagtaaatggtaaatggtaaatggcctgtatttatatagcaccttactagtccctaaggaccccaaagcgctttacatatccagtcattcacccattcacgcacacattcacacactggtgatggcaagctacgttgtagccacagccaccctggggcgcactgacagaggcgaggctgccggacactggcgccaccgggccctctgaccaccaccagtaggcaacgggtgaagtgtcttgcccaaggacacaacgaccgagactgtccaagctggggctcgaaccggcaaccttccgattacaaggcgaactcccaactcttgagccacgatcgcagGATGTACCGTAGGGTACATCCTGCACAGACAGCCAAACTGTTGCAGGAATAACATACTTTAACATTATATAAAGATGATATATAAGCAAAATGGCTTTTTTATCTCGTAGTTTCCAAACTAAAAGGCTTAAAACAAGACAAGCATATAGAGAAAAGGCCATATACGCGCGatattaaaaaggaaaacaaacacacccagATTATAATAAAGAAGCATAAAAAAGATAACAAATCGTGCTCAGTTGTGAAACTCTAAAAAGGTCCATTGCTCAAAGATTTCATGGTGTAATTACACAAAAGGGGGTGAGAGCCAGAAAAATACAGAGAGAACACTTTACAAGCTAATTAATACAGTAAAGTCAATGTAAAAGTCTTTTCAAGGATTTCCTTTCTAATACCATGAAACATGATATTTACGGTGTGAGTGTTGTGAATGTGTGCTGACTTTGAGGTTGATACCGATTTGCAAACTGGAGAGAAGTACAACTGACAGAAGCAAACCGAGAGTGCACGTGTACTGTGAAAACACATTTGTAATTATAAATTAGATGTGCTTGTCTCTTTTTTGTGAACCTATATTATTGACTGTAGGATGGTCAAATTCATAGTAACACaactttaaacacacacacatacaaaacagGCCCTGAGGCTGTTGATCGGCTGGGGTTAtcccacaaaaccatttctaGGGTTTATAGAGaagtttctaaaaaaaaaaaacatccagtgagcagcagttctctagATGAAAATGTCTTCTTGATTACAAAGGATCAAGGCAGAATTGGAGACTGTTttgagctgacaggaaggcaacagtacCTCCAATAAACATTTGTTACAactaaggtatgcagaagagcatgcacaacatgttgaaccttGAAGAAGATGtgccacagcagcagaagaccgcaAAAGCTGCCACTCTTGTCaggtaagaacaggaaactgaggctatagTTCACACAGGCTCAACAAAAATGGACAATGGcagactgaaaaaatgtaaactgGTCTGATCGGTCATCATTTGGATGGTAGGATCAAAATCTGGCATGCAAGCATGCATCCATCCTACTTTGTATCAGTGATTCAGCTTGATGCACTGGTGagagggatattttcttggcacactttgggccccttgTGTCCACCTgtgtattgttgctgaccatgtgcatccctttatgaccatcTTCTGAAGAATGCTTCTAAGAGGATAACgagtcacaaagctcaaatcacccAAATCTGTTTTTCTCAACATGAGTTCATTGTATTGAGAAAGCCTGTGCATTCACCAAATCTCAGCCCAGTAGAACACATTTGGGATGTGATGGATTGGaaaattcacatcatggatgtgatGCTGACAAACTGCAACAACTGTGTGACGCTAtcgtgtcaatatggaccaaaatctctgaagagtgtttccagcaccttgttgaatctatatCATGAACAATTAAAAGCAAAAAGGGCTCCGGTCCAACCTTGTAGTGGAAAGACATAACTAATGAAGTGGCATTGATGCAGAGGGATTGAATCT
This genomic window contains:
- the nppc gene encoding C-type natriuretic peptide, whose amino-acid sequence is MNLSYFVACGLMVTLLSVRMGAKPLTQAQQKSLRSLLGEELAEFLESEERERRLDAVRTRIRLLRDLRVDTRPRGMLARLLNDQPPNRKHKSGSKKAGSSSRSGCFGHKMDRIGTISGMGC